The region CATCCACAACAGATTCGGAGTACTGGCACGCTCGTAACAGTGAGTAATAGTTAAATCTCTCCGCGTGTATGTTAATTAGTAATTTGCCCCATTTGGGAAGTTTAATCAAACTGCGATCACAGCGAGATGCACACGTACATTCTTGTGCCGTTATTAAATCAGCTTGTATAGCgtcaaaattgcataaaacaCCATTCCTATGACCAATAAACTCGCAATAACGACAAAAAACGGGCACATGATAAGGCAATGAGAAATGCTCGCATCGtaatgcgaataaaaaaagaatgacaaGCAAAACAATTGAAACATATttggacaattttttttttataacgcatcGTTTGTAATGcagtattttttatcatagacGCAATATACATTAcacgttaaaaataaaatgcaaaattatcacatttttgaaataacacTAGggtaattttcaaatatttattttctgaaagaATTCACTATCTGCCCGTGTCATCGATCATGGGACGATAATATTGTCTCGTAACGCAAAGCGGAAAAAGAATAGTGTGGGCATATATCCTGAAATGATTCGGCAGTTACAATAATAGTCTCAAAGTGCGATTTGACGCGCAAGGGGATGATTTATTGCAACAAGATAGAGTGGTCCGCCTTACCGGGAATGATTGGCAATTTTATCATGAATTTGCAGTGTGAGCGAGAGATATTCCACTTTCGcgcatatatattcacatatgtAAGATATGTAAATGCAATCCATCAATCGCGCGCATATCTCGTAACATACGGGAAACGATTCGCGCCCCCGCGTAAAAGAGAGTGCGtatcactttctctctctctctctctctctctttttctattgaACCAAAAACCCATATCTCGCAAGAATGTACCCGCGAATAGATGCGCGAATATTTCCCGTCGTTTCTTTCAGCTGGCAATCCGTGCCTGGAGAAGTATTGCGGCGCGGGAAGAGAGTGCCAAGTTTCCGTGAACGGCGACAAGATCGTTGCCGCGTGCGTCTGCGTTCGAAGATGCACGCGACGGCATCGACCGATCTGCGCGAGCAACGGCAGAATTTATGCCAATCGCTGCGAGCTGCATCGGGTTGCCTGCAACGCCGGCATGCCGTTAACCACGCGGAGGCTCTCCAGATGCCTGAGCAATGGTGAGCACGTGCGTTTCGGACTGACAGTGCAGCCCACgactctcttactctctcatcTCATACAGCAcagatgagagaaagagatagaggcATGCTGCGCAGAAATATTGTCGCAACATTGGAATCTTCTTAGAAAAATTGTAGCGAAATATTGTAGCAATATTTTTCGGCtgcttttctttaataatcctAACGAGTAAAGATAGGAGTTTTTGTATGTCGTTCTATTTTAACAACAATAAGTCAGGCTCtccgcaaatatatattctttaattctcttaaaatatttaatttccaataAGATCATTAAAGAAAGAGCGATTTGCAATAttcaattctattatatattaaaaatctgtatttgtttaaattcctAGCGAGaacaaaatatggaaaaagaagagctaatttttttatttgatgcaaaatagattctctattatatttcaagtttCAACGAAATGGACGAACGCTGGAGTTTATCGACCTCTGTGCACTGAAttgtctatttaattttacctcTCGGTCTATTTAActtcattaattatcaaagattAGATTgtctatttaattcaattatacttAGCAAAAATTGTCAGAGCTCAAGCTTAATATCGgatgaataaatcaattaatataccaTTATCCCCCTTTTAGATCATAATTGCCAGTTAACAAAGTaaaattcgaatattttaaactgaAATGTGTTAATACACATTAGCTAATATATGTAGATTAATTGTGGCTTTTAGTGTAATCTCTGCTAATaatgtgcaaatataatttcatatatatatatagcttctCGTAATTAAACATGCGTGAGATTTAAACAAATCTTATCAAATTCATGAAATACGGATCAGCCAAATGTCTTTGCCGATACTTTTAGCTTCcgttatgaatttattatttactttatttgttATAGAATTTGTTATTTACTTTAAAGAGAAATCACGATCTTTAGCAAACTTATAAAACTTTGCTTTCGTTAcaaactcaataataacttagaagtttttctattaatttatggcaGCCGCACAGTTTGTTAAGAGAGTTGTagcgagaagaaaagaaaatgtcgTTACATTACGAAAACTCAAAGTTTATGATAGAATGTAGTTCCGGCATTTCCAGGTAATTACAGCGCGCAAGCACGGAAGGATTTCTTTTCATATCACGCCTCGTCCGATAGTAAGAACATCCTGTACACCAAGTCCAAGAATAAGATCAAGCATCATCCAGCAAGCATATCGATCCCGCAAAAGAATAGTCACGGTATCGAGAAGTGTTCGGCACAAGAATACGAAATTATGAAAGTATGTCATCGATTTCATCCCATAATCTTCAATataaaacgtgaaaaaaatatttaataaggatTTCTCGACGAAAGATACTCTTCTTATCTTCTTGAATtacaaatagataaatatatatatataaaattaaatttaattatatttaataaataaatatttttttaatttaataatcactttaaaatattcaagttaaaaacgatttatttaataaattattttatttaattattaaattatattatttaataagtaaatatttttttaaatttaataataactttaaaatattcaagttaaaaacgatttataaatatttttcttaaacacatgacaaagtttataaattacagatttataaattatgttttctctaatttattgtaattcaatcgagattttttcacgcagaaaaaaaaattgagcgtatctataataacaatttttaattatatttcccatcttttaattatatttctatctaaatttgataaaaaaatattatattagaccatcattttgtttatttgtcGTAGGACAATTTGCTTCTGTATAACCACGCGAGATTAATGGCCGAAGATAATCACAGTAAGGAATACTTGGTCAGCATCATGTTCTCTCACTACGACAGAAACAATGACGGTAATTTGGAGCGAGAGGAGCTCGAACAGGTGATTTAGCATTGGATGTATTTTTCCGTATATAGAGTGTTTCTTCATTAGCGCGTTTTCTCCcgacttttaaataaactgaAAGAGATGCACGCGCTCGCGATGAAATTTATGCGATGGCCATTACTTTAACGGCAGTAACGCGATATCTCTTCCCATCCTATCGTCCCGCTACCGTCCCGCGAATAATCCCGCTTAAATTCTCTCGAACATTCAGATCGCCGAGGAAGAGAACATGGAGGAATTATGCGCGGGATGCAATCTGAGCCATATGATCAGCTACGATGACACCGACGGTGATAGCAGATTGAACGTTAACGAGTTTTACATGGCCTTCAGCAAGCTTTACAGTAAGTACCGTATCTGCGATTCGTTGGTCGTTCATCACGGTGGGATTTACCGAGGATTTTGCAAGCCgacgataaaagaaaataatatataattatgttttaattgcataaatgcattacaattaatttaatcccTCAAaccatttttgtttttaatttaaaaaacgaatccctgcaaaatttttcataacttttatatCTCACCATCGCTCGCGAGATGTCAAACTATTATGTTACAGAATGATCTTATCCTCGCGGTTAGTTCGGTTTGGCGTAGCGATTAATCATGGGCGAGTAATTTTCTTATGCTAATCCACGTTATAATGGTCTCCCTGGAACGCTATTGTCCACGGACAATAGCATCACCGTAAATTGTCAGACAGACTATACGCGCGAGTGCCATcgcgcacatatacatatatgtatgtgtatatacatataaacgaCCGCGAGGAATTATTATGCAAAGTTTGTGCAACGGCGCATCGCGCGAATACGATTCAATTTAGcccaaatacaaaatatatacgcatacGTAATACCTACGAAGGCGATTCTAATCTGATGACAGGTGTATCGGTGGTATCGTTGGACAAATCCCTCGAGGTGAATCACATATCCGCGCGAGTAGGTGACAACGTGGAGATTAAGTGCGATGTCACCGGAACACCACCCCCGCCCCTGATCTGGAGACGTTATGGCACGGATGTGGAGACCCTTAGCGAGCCGGAGGTATATCTCTCCACTCAAATGACAATTCGATTCTTCGCTGTTAACCTTTGGCACATAAAATATCGGTTGTGAGAGATCactatctgaaaataaaaaatgcaaatatatatatatatttgcattttttatttttattttataaatctctattttttttaataaatttaataataaaaatatttattaaagaaagtaaaagtgtatatattgcgtatatgtatacatatatattatatatatatacacaattttattttttaataaataatttttggacttgaaagatatttttctctctcttattatatattcttatattttacgtttttccaaagaatttggaaaataaaatcaaaatttttgcttatttttaagtaataattagaaaaattgacaTAATAGTTTAGCAAAccgatattattctttatgataaaaaaaagttgtattaatatcttgagagaattaaaataatacggaAGAACTTTTTTATAGATTCGCGTATTCAACGACGGTAGTCTCTATCTGACAAACGTGCAGTTGGAATATGCTGGTAACTACACATGTCACGCTCTCAGAAATCAAGATGTGGTGCAAACTCATATGCTCACTATTTACAGTAAGTTTTTCaggaagaagaaatataagataagataGATTTTGAATCATTTTAGATCTTCATcctgctaataaaaaaaatgaaaaaatttagttgataaactatataattaattctttttataatttcatctcATTTTAGCTTCAAGTCGATACTCCGTACAATTGCTTTCTCATTGTTTTCCGCGACTGCTGCTtgtcttttattctttcttattacttttattgctTGCAGAAAGGATGTCATCATCtagaacataataaaatattattaatcaacgaaagaaaataatttactttttttccctgttgaaattaatcaaaattaacataaacacatctctctgtctctgttcCTCAGCTGTACCTGAGGTCAAGGTGACACCACAATTTCAATCCAAACGGCCGAAAGGAGCGGCAAAGATGAAGTGTCATGTGGTAGGCGAGCCTCTTCCACGAGTACGATGGCTGAAGAATGATAAACCCCTGAGCGAGGATCGGCCGGACAAGTACGAGGTGATTGGCAATGGCACCAAGTTGCTAGTCAGAAAGGTCGATTATGCCGACACCGGTGCCTACATGTGCGAAGCGACAAGTGCTGGGGGAGTTACGAGAGACATTAGCAGTCTAGTGATTCAGGAGCAACCTACACCAAGTGAGTGAAAAATAGTCTCTTGCTCTAATAAAGACTCGTTACATTGATTCACCAATAATTAATCAtcgtcattaaaataatgtaatattatcgattataattCTGATCTATTTCATCTTTAATCGAtgtggaatttttttaattacagttgCGACAGAAGAGGAACGCAGATTCTTCTCCTTTCACGAATGGGGTATCTTGGTATACGAGCCGTCTACCTGTCACTCGTTGCATGAAATTCGATCCACAGACATCATACCCGGCACTCAGGTGCAAAATCATATATTCCGCCttgttttttatcatttttttcttcgctcAATCTTTCACGTATTCCTCTCCTTTTACAGGAATATGTCTGCGGACCGAAAAATGTTCCTTGTTCCTGGGGACGTGCCATAAACGTCGCTAATAGATACGTATACGTTAGCCAACCGGAGAAGAATCGCGTGCTTGTAATTAGCGAGGTGCAGATGATGATAATCGATGTACGCAATATTCCTCTTTCATTATCAATTACATCGTCGCAGACGTCATGGAATAATTTCGATGTGATTACACAGGTAGTGGCTACGGACAAGAATCCTGTGGATCTGTGGTACGTACAGAATCTCGATTACGTCTGGATATTGAATTGGAGGAGCGAGATGAACGTTGGCGTCAAGACCGTACAGATAATTAAGGAAGCTGCCCAACGAAAGAAACACCATACCGTACGACCGGAGCCGATTGATGCGCAATTCGATCTCGTGAAAGGCCTATATATTCCACAGCTGCGAGTACGTTTACTCTCACAAAAATCTtcgtttttcaatattatattatgtagataacagatttaaaattaCCTCAAATGAATCTTTCTTTCATCAATGaattgtttgattaattttgatttgcatcatgcatataaaattttaaagtatatattatatatatatatatatatatatatatatatatatatataaagttattttttatattataaactattattcCGTAGGATACGAAACATACATTCAAATACGGTTACGTGACCCATACGAGTCAGCACGGCATGTATAAGCTCGACCTGGCCAACATGAGATACACTCGTACTGTCAACTTGGCAAGCTATAACTGCGTGCCAACAAGCGTGGAATTTTCTGATCTGTGTAcgcaatataatacttttcattttattttaatttttttctttcgtatttTTTCTTCGGATTCCGCTCATCTGATTCTTGGGCTTGAATCTATCGGTTCATCTCGTTCTAGACGGTTTCGTGATATTGGGATGCGAAGAGCCGATCACCGGTCGTCCGACTGGTCAAGTGTTGTTGGACTATCTTACTGATAGCGTTCTTGCTCATAAACCGAATATCCTGGGGAAACCAGCGATCTCTCCTGATTCCAGATATCTGGTCACTCTCGACAAGCAGGACACCGGTGTCACTCTTGTAGTACAGGAGATAttgcgtaatatatattttccatatttttctattattcagataaaaaaaagatgaggaagcaaaatattgcgaaaaatttgataattatcatatgtatattatgaaaagaaattgtatattatctatattttttcagcaAACGGATTAAAATTCGCATTCGATGTAAAAACGACTTTAAATATCAGCGATATCGCTTTCTATCCGTCGCAGACGACCCATAGTTACGATATATACGCCTCATCAATAGACAAAGAAGATATTCTCTTCCTAGACTTGACTACCGGTGAGATGTAActttattcgaaaattttgattttcaatttcCCTAAAGAATGCAAGACTATTCATCCCATTACTCTTTTATAAACTGATTAAATAGAAACCTAACACGCACATATGATTTTACAGGCAAAGTGGAAATGATAACAGGTGTAGGAAAGGCAACACCACCACACCTGACCAAATGGGGCAATCCGAATAGACCTATAATACAAAGCGGTATATTTGGTCGATACATGGTAAGCCCGTCCAACCAGGCACTCTTTGTTCTCAACGGTGAGACCCGCACGGTGAATTGCGAGATTGGTGGCCTTATACATCCCGGCGCGATTGTTTGGTTTACTGTTTCACTGCGTTAACGAACGTAGCTACGCGACAACGACAATACGAgacatacgtatataaattgaaCATATAGGGATCGAGTGGGTACCAAAATcaatatcgagaaattttagatgaaattaaaaaatatatgtagagatCAACGACGGTGTCAAGAGTGCCTTCATCTTCCCtaagtattaattttcataatgaaTGTATCGCACAGGCATTTCCGCATTatgattatatcatatttgaaaagaaaacagCAACActatttcaaaacaaaatgtaacgagataaaagataaaatgtattagattgtgatttttatattatatttataatcatatttttaatttatatcacgaattaatatataaaagtttatatattataattttaattcctattctcatatattttttaattaataaaccaagtattaattaataaatcaatgcgtactcgaaaaaaatataacatgtatataattgttacaCATTaacgttttaaattatttaattttatgtataatcaaaatattaattcaaataaaatattgaaagagtggatataaaatattgaaaaaaaattatagtttttaaactaatcgttaatttaaaagaataaaaaaattcagaacgTCACAGAAGAACAATTCTTATCACGCAACACACTccactatataaaataatccgaataaattaatgaaaattgttttttatgcgTTATTcgagtgaaataaattaatttcataatcttttgtaaaataatccaCATTTTTAGaattcgtaataattaatgaaaataatatatgcacattGTTATCAATACATATCAAATATCAACtgtcaaaatattcaatatgtaTTATGTTGCGGACATAGTTGCTGTTTCCTTAATTTGCATCACTCTTCTAATGCACATGAATAATCTCaatcaaaaatcaatatattttcaagaatttcaaACTTTGATTTTTGCAAATGCTTAAAAAATGATCTCTACATTTATTcgtaatgattaaaaaaaagcgaCGATAGGAGAATGTATCATTCTCTTGCATATCTGTATCAAAGCTTAAGATCTATCTGTATTAAAACTTTCAATCTTTTATCTAGATACGATACATTcgttctgaaaatatttatctagagAAGATGAAAACATTACGCGTGTCATAAAGTTGAGTATGTgagaataatgaattatagGAAACAAAGGACAATGAGATGgctataatagaaaaatgagaaacatAACGAAACGCTATATATAACGTAaacataacaaatataaaagaataaacaagctattattaaatgtacagCGCATTGAGTAGAACAGATGCACTCGTAAGAATGGCCgattacgaaaaatatatactattaaaaaattcttttctaaatgggcgcacataatttatatctgtttctattatttatttactatattttgtttaaattgctAATCGCTATATTTCTGCAcgcataaatatacaaaacgaTTTTATATCTGTATTGTTTAGATTAAACATCATACTAGAATGCTAGTTGTAGGCCTTTTGTTGCAAGTGCATTTAACTGTCATCTGCTGTACATTATTTtgcatagaataaaaaaattatgtatgttattatatgtatttcgataaaaatgtgTGATTACCTTAGGATACCATTAGTAACAATTAGTCCAAGAGAATTCATTGTAGAGATTAGAAGGCCAAGTCTGCTAGATTCGCgtcttatgaaaaaattgtaagacGGCGATAGTAAGGTTCttttatatcagaaaaaaaagaaaaagaaacgtgAGAAACCTCTCCTCCCACGAGTtggttttacaataaataaaactttgaaaacCGTTTCTGATTgcgcgtatatacatacatatataataaagttacaACATAGTAtatcaaaacaatttatatagtaatcCGCACGTGAAACATCAGTATTATATCGATGCTGCGCTGATACGGGCGCATGTTGAACTGCGATTAGtatcttgtaataaaattgcaatatataactaatttaataaataatccatAAACGTAATTGCGTTTCATAAAATGTGTTTAATATTCTATCTCGCTTTATAACCCTCCATGTTTTCTCACTTAACGAAGGAATATCAGATAAGCGCAATACTTCGCTATTCATGAGCAAAATCTTCTCGTTTCTTCAGTTCAAATAAAAGGAGAGAGCAAAACGAGGCGTAACAGCGTTCTGCCGTTGCAATATATTGCCATAATTTAAGTCTGATTTCAAGTGTATGACGTTCACCTTTATTCGCTAATAAATTACGTGTTTAGAATTCTTGAGTTCTACATTTAACCGTCTACTGTACAAATTCGACATACGTTTACAATATATGCAATACAAATATGTTCAGTTCTCTCTTTGAATTCGTAAAACATGTCAGGCCTAAGCTGCACTAGTGCAGAATGTCACCGGCAGACACATTCTCTcctcattatataataattgcataaccatcatgaaaaaaattcacaagCAACGGCTATCGATATTTCACATAATCTAGCGCAAATCAGCACGCAGCATATCGCAGATCCGGATAGCGGGCTGTTGCGCTAAATACAACTTTAACAGAGGAGAGGACAGAAGAGAGGCAGATACGCAGGGGAAATAGAAgcgcaacaaaatatataaagggaaaaattgaaaacgtaTAAGAAATACACAAGTAAACGTTCGTGATGAAAAAACACGTGGAAgaacacaaaatattaatttccccTTCCGTTACACTTCATTCTTTTCTTTGCCACTATCCCCAGTTGTTTCTCCTCCATTTGATTGACGTGTTCTATCGACTATCAAGTTAAATACACCACTTGTTATATATTGCACTGTTTCATGTTGGTCCCTTGTCGACTATAAAACAGTATGTATGCGTTGCTAAAATCTTCATCTTGAGGCTTTTGTTTGCTCGTAATCTCATCGTTGTAATAATACCATACATCCGTGCGAGGATTCTTCGCATACGCCGTATAATGGCCTGCGGAAACGCCTGAAATTTCAATCAcattatttcgtaaatttctaatacgtatataaattaaatctttattttagaaagaaaattacttaaaaatatttttaaataagattctcCCACACACACAATTCTGACATTTATGCAGAATAGAattctttctaaattatattgaaaatcactaaattaaattgaaaaccaCTAATATTTTCAgacataatttgaaattttacacaCCTCCAAAGTGGCACACGCAGGCATAAAGATCATAAAGATGGCGTCCTACGCTTAGACCCACCAAAGGGAATGTAACCTTGTCGTCTAGCTTCATGCTCGCGCATTCATAAAACACAAATCTAcaatcaattaaaaacaatgCTTGAACTATCTGTAAATGTTTTTCATCTATCgatctatatataaagcatttgCATAAATACATGATGAGTCTTATACATACCGTTTAAGATATACAATAAGGAACTTGGGATATCGATGGACCGTGAGCGTTTTTGTCGCACATTGGTTACACCCACATTTCGGACAGAACCAAGGATTATGTTCGTCTAAAGTTTCgctaaaagtattaaatttatgatatattaaacgcgacaaaatacacatacacacacataccaatcatatattttaatatataaaattattttcaatattgcttattttgtatttattgaatttaacaCTTTCATTGCaagatgtaatttaattctatttgttGATAGAATTTTTCTGCTATTTACTCTACTTTTAAGACCCATTTTCTgaagaattttaatactatCTTTAACTTTTTCAATATGAAAGGAGTATTAGGCAGTTTTAGGCACTATTAGTGAATTTACtcagtaaatttattaatagtgaCAAAAAATCGAAACATTGATTATATGTTACAGTAATGACTACTTCTTGCGTTTCTccacatcaaaaatatattaacaagaaattttcatttatttacttgcatttttcattaagtatgataatttatactatTGCATCTCTAAAAAACAGATGgtcaaagtattaaataaaattgtttgtaacAGTTCAATTAACAGTAATGTATGCaagatatcataatatttatctcgctCACTTAAGAAACCCTAAATTAGCAtagttataaaaacaattcatAGAAACTAATTACCTCTGACTAAATGCTTGAAGGCAATCGTAAAGCGATAGTGGATGATGCGGCCGTTGTTTACTGACGCTAACGTGATCAATGGGATGTAGAATCTTAGGAACATATTCGGTATAACGAACTGCAAGCGTATCACCGTTTTGTAGCGCAACCATTCCCGTTTCGGGTACGCTACATCCTGTACAATGCGCAGTATACATACATCGTGAACAATGATGACCCtgcaaaaaatgtttgttttttttgtaattcgaGATAtggcaatatatttaataatttagactTATACTATCGATTCTCATATTGAAGAACACTTGAATATTAAAAGCTATGTTACACTGTCATCACTGTCAATTATTTAACTGTTATATTcttcatatttcaaataatatatttaattatgcattcTGATttgccgtaaaaaaaaattaagtacacgttttgtatatttaacaaaaaaaaaatgaagatatcTCACCTGTCCATCAACGAAATGTATTGTGTAGCGTCCTTCGTGTGGAACATTTCTTTTGACAATATCGTACAAATCCCGCGCGTTCACTCTCGATGGGAGTCGTATCAAATGCGGATAACCAAAGAGCTTTGTGCCTTTGCGATTGTTCGTCGTCTCATTCGTCGTGTCGTGCCTCAACACTAAAGGTACATTGAGAATACGTACGATGGGTCTTGGCCGACCCGTTTGATCTATCTTCGTAAATGACGAGGCCGTCATGTACGTGGAACACATCGGACACGTTTGTGGCTCCGTTTGATTCTTGAAGTAAttctgtaattaaattatacaaattttatttaaaaatcggtTTCAATCcggtaaaattgtaaaattttatttttactaaaataccCATGAGAcacctttaataaatatgaaataaaaccCCTCAGAAGTAGCAGCATCAGATTAGTCTGAATTGAGTTCCAGGTATGAATTATACCAGGCTTTTGGATTAGACTAAAAAAGCGGATCGTACGAGATTCCAACTTTTCGTTTCCAGTCGCCTCTGCTTAAAAAAGCGTCCCTGACATTTTGGAAAACGTAAAGCTATTTCTGGTTCTCATACGTATCATTGCGATACCGTCCGTCTAGAACGTTTAACGATCTTATCTCAGACCTTCCCGGGAAATGAAATATGACAACGTGTGCCTCGTTTGTGTTTCCCTTCCAATAGATTGAAACTGCCAGTTTATTCATCATTGGGgtaattacaattacaataaatgataaaaagaaaaaaatagcagaTATATTCAATGCTAAGTATATgactattgtattttaattggacaaaaaaaattgataacaattcATAAATGAtagtaaatagatatattaatatgatttcatCATTTagttagatatattttgactttattttactttgaataAGATAATAGGCTCACCTCAATGCAAGGATCGCACATAATAAAG is a window of Cataglyphis hispanica isolate Lineage 1 chromosome 4, ULB_Chis1_1.0, whole genome shotgun sequence DNA encoding:
- the LOC126848966 gene encoding follistatin-related protein 5-like — translated: MRLKSCLATFYLLLLSIISPYIAPALGSDILRYKRSRYRYFTADNDNGVSLSTGGIRSTTSTSIDDASTTDSEYWHARNTGNPCLEKYCGAGRECQVSVNGDKIVAACVCVRRCTRRHRPICASNGRIYANRCELHRVACNAGMPLTTRRLSRCLSNGNYSAQARKDFFSYHASSDSKNILYTKSKNKIKHHPASISIPQKNSHGIEKCSAQEYEIMKDNLLLYNHARLMAEDNHSKEYLVSIMFSHYDRNNDGNLEREELEQIAEEENMEELCAGCNLSHMISYDDTDGDSRLNVNEFYMAFSKLYSVSVVSLDKSLEVNHISARVGDNVEIKCDVTGTPPPPLIWRRYGTDVETLSEPEIRVFNDGSLYLTNVQLEYAGNYTCHALRNQDVVQTHMLTIYTVPEVKVTPQFQSKRPKGAAKMKCHVVGEPLPRVRWLKNDKPLSEDRPDKYEVIGNGTKLLVRKVDYADTGAYMCEATSAGGVTRDISSLVIQEQPTPIATEEERRFFSFHEWGILVYEPSTCHSLHEIRSTDIIPGTQEYVCGPKNVPCSWGRAINVANRYVYVSQPEKNRVLVISEVQMMIIDVVATDKNPVDLWYVQNLDYVWILNWRSEMNVGVKTVQIIKEAAQRKKHHTVRPEPIDAQFDLVKGLYIPQLRDTKHTFKYGYVTHTSQHGMYKLDLANMRYTRTVNLASYNCVPTSVEFSDLYGFVILGCEEPITGRPTGQVLLDYLTDSVLAHKPNILGKPAISPDSRYLVTLDKQDTGVTLVVQEILPNGLKFAFDVKTTLNISDIAFYPSQTTHSYDIYASSIDKEDILFLDLTTGKVEMITGVGKATPPHLTKWGNPNRPIIQSGIFGRYMVSPSNQALFVLNGETRTVNCEIGGLIHPGAIVWFTVSLR